A DNA window from Zingiber officinale cultivar Zhangliang chromosome 3A, Zo_v1.1, whole genome shotgun sequence contains the following coding sequences:
- the LOC122050583 gene encoding uncharacterized protein LOC122050583 has protein sequence MKESENVSDYFTRVLVIANQLRRNDDNIEDSRVVEKILRSLEPRYDYVVAAIEESKDVKEMKVQELLSSLQAHEARMQRRRREPMEQALQTKLTIIDQKEESKTEGSQENGGGRGNFRGRGRGRGRGRGFARGRGRSKDNNQGRDQRYDKRNVRCYACNKFGHYATECRSNNVQGNANYASKEDNGNDVVLLARKDGDSTNKNLWYLDSGASNHMYGRKDMFVELDEMVNGQVSFGDASKIQVRGVGKILIKLKDESHTYITDVYYVSDMKINIISLEQLLEKCFNMQLKMVVFV, from the coding sequence ATGAAAGAGTCCGAAAATGTATCAGACTACTTTACAAGGGTATTGGTTATTGCCAACCAATTGAGAAGAAATGACGATAACATTGAAGATAGTCGCGTCGTAGAAAAAATTCTACGCTCGTTGGAACCAAGGTACGACTATGTAGTTGCGGCtatagaagaatcaaaagatgTGAAAGAAATGAAGGTGCAAGAATTATTAAGCTCTCTACAAGCTCATGAAGCAAGAATgcaaagaagaaggagagagcctATGGAGCAGGCTCTACAAACCAAGCTCACCATTATTGACCAGAAAGAAGAGTCAAAGACTGAAGGTTCGCAAGAAAATGGCGGTGGTCGTGGTAACTTTCGTGGACGTGGACGAGGTAGAGGCCGTGGCAGGGGCTTTGCTCGAGGCCGAGGAAGAAGTAAAGACAACAATCAAGGTAGAGACCAAAGGTATGACAAAAGAAATGTAAGATGTTATGCTTGCAACAAATTTGGTCATTATGCAACGGAATGCCGCTCTAACAATGTGCAAGGGAATGCTAATTACGCGTCAAAAGAAGACAATGGCAATGATGTAGTTTTGCTAGCAAGAAAGGATGGAGATTCCACAAACAAGAATTTGTGGTATTTAGACTCCGGGGCAAGCAATCATATGTACGGGCGTAAAGATATGTTTGTCGAGTTGGATGAAATGGTGAATGGACAAGTTTCATTTGGAGACGCGTCCAAAATCCAAGTAAGAGGCGTTGGTAAGATTCTTATCAAACTTAAAGATGAATCTCACACATACATCACTGATGTTTATTATGTGTCCGAcatgaaaataaatattattagtctTGAACAATTGCTTGAGAAATGTTTTAATATGCAACTAAAAATGGTAGTCTTCGTCTGA